In the Pungitius pungitius chromosome 5, fPunPun2.1, whole genome shotgun sequence genome, one interval contains:
- the LOC119224730 gene encoding RNA exonuclease 1 homolog isoform X2, whose amino-acid sequence MFPSSGLFSGEQNCYPLNDETKDDSLQELERINKEIETVRHEVEQEQRRLSRYQTVLADGIKPSPTKSEAAGKKMERGPSSCTGLTRSSSRGKKYVVDNSKPRTDLEYDPLSNFSAGLRSGKEHKGKHGKDLKRERTVAGKSPPSRLPSSEPLDDSNEDDDLIIDIPPSPERKRARAPKPVDVVAGKPTQNKARVKTEPALPLKADACEAAASPPPKMEISRGHSNCNDENIRDLFSLYESTEREIVPVDGGAIDLTGCLEEVRARPHAEKAAETGPEPASPPATADRQDTNSNNLFAEEADNPFQVDLSQWELPHCVGDKMNRFHPKNSLFDDPTGAKQVLSAEQPAQNWLSNQWLPEMPQGPDTPGQVPGQVPTEPAWANGDELITGQLFVTEEDDEGEEEEEEEEEEVILIASSSDEDELKYSEVELSDSDPMEECYRIFMEANEEQGDEKQPDVSVAADVEKPKLSVKPQESLPGKKRVAHDAKHTEPGVKSRPQPQVLVPLRAPTMSGFTSQPSTTCKIQQVQHRASALTASLKGGQAFVVSSGYQRKPETQSASLPSTPTTENLQSAPVQNAHVNYISLGTAVIGVDNNLHLILPEGIFPLPVSSSASSGQVASVLTPISHVTTSAVAVRQMYHGPAVTALQRYRTTAPVLIPAPARKPSLASAFASSHPSPAAAFAAPQAAVHAAVKPVPAKRKLKQCEAAKDKVPHEIRQRYVNMFTEEFLKATANVNEAFEKALAEEKAVYNRSVNKLKYLSVAVNALKKLKNQSAVSAKDENEVKSQRSKGNISLNLNKLKANDDKALYESLKDYILTEERLVEGNFPVQHPENPGCAVLFVDGKKGITDPLKRICCRCGSTYSVNQAGKHTRKEECNYHHGKGVTKKVPGGVETRYSCCEGVMGAPGCQVFQVHVHDSVSLDGFVSTVPRLPSDTSCPGVYSLDCDMCYTNRGLELSRVTVVNWRLQVVYDTFVRPDNEVIDYNTRFSGVSEEDVKGNRTSLREVQETLLSFISADTILIGHGLETDLCALKLLHGTVVDTSVVFPHRLGLPHKLTLNNLTAEYLMRIIQESVCGHDAEEDAAACMELMLWRLKEDGKMKKLWI is encoded by the exons ATGTTCCCCTCATCTGGTCTTTTCTCTG GGGAGCAAAACTGTTATCCATTGAATGACGAGACCAAAGATGACTCCCTCCAGGAGCTGGAGCGGATCAACAAGGAGATTGAAACCGTACGGCACgaggtggagcaggagcagagacGACTGTCCCGTTACCAGACCGTACTGGCAGACGGCATAAAACCTTCGCCCACAAAGTCTGAGGCTGCAGgtaaaaaaatggaaagagGTCCGTCGTCGTGCACGGGCTTAACTCGCTCATCTTCCAGAGGAAAGAAGTACGTGGTCGACAACTCAAAACCGAGGACTGATCTGGAGTACGACCCTCTGTCCAACTTCTCTGCCGGCTTGAGGTCAGGTAAAGAGCATAAGGGGAAACACGGGAAAGatttgaaaagagagagaaccGTCGCGGGTAAGTCTCCGCCCTCCCGGTTGCCATCTTCAGAGCCCCTCGACGACTCTAACGAGGACGATGACCTGATCATTGACATCCCTCCCTCGcctgagaggaagagagcgagagcTCCCAAACCCGTCGACGTTGTTGCTGGAAAACCCACCCAGAATAAAGCCAGGGTCAAAACGGAGCCCGCTCTACCTCTGAAAGCAGACGCGTGCGAGGCCGCAGCCTCGCCGCCGCCAAAAATGGAAATTAGTAGAGGGCATAGTAACTGCAATGACGAGAACATTCGAGATTTGTTTAGCCTTTACGAGAGTACAGAGCGTGAGATTGTACCAGTTGACGGGGGTGCAATTGATTTAACTGGCTGTTTAGAAGAAGTGCGAGCTCGCCCTCATGCTGAGAAAGCAGCGGAGACGGGTCCGGAGCCCGCGAGTCCTCCTGCCACCGCGGACCGGCAGGACACCAACAGCAACAACCTGTTTGCGGAGGAGGCCGACAACCCGTTCCAGGTGGACCTTTCTCAGTGGGAGCTGCCCCATTGCGTTGGGGATAAAATGAATCGGTTTCACCCAAAGAATTCCCTTTTTGACGACCCTACGGGCGCCAAGCAGGTCCTGAGCGCAGAGCAGCCCGCTCAGAACTGGCTCAGTAACCAGTGGCTGCCAGAGATGCCACAAGGCCCGGATACGCCAGGCCAAGTGCCAGGGCAGGTGCCAACAGAACCGGCTTGGGCAAACGGAGACGAACTGATAACTGGACAGCTTTTTGTGACTGAGGAGGAtgacgagggggaggaggaggaggaggaggaggaggaggaggttataCTCATTGCTTCCAGCTCGGATGAAGACGAGCTCAAATATTCTGAGGTGGAGCTGTCCGACAGTGATCCGATGGAGGAATGCTACAGGATCTTCATGGAGGCCAACGAGGAGCAGGGGGATGAAAAGCAGCCCGACGTGTCT GTTGCCGCCGATGTGGAGAAGCCAAAGTTGAGCGTCAAACCCCAGGAAAGCCTGCCAGGAAAGAAGAGGGTGGCTCATGATGCCAAACATACAGAG cCGGGGGTTAAGAGCAGACCTCAGCCCCAGGTGCTGGTTCCCCTGCGGGCGCCAACAATGTCAGGATTTACCTCCCAGCCCTCGACCACCTGCAAGATCCAGCAGGTGCAGCACAGAGCCTCCGCGCTGACTGCTTCGCTCAAAGGCGGTCAGGCCTTTGTGGTTTCCTCCGGCTACCAGAGGAAGCCAGAGACCCAGAGTGCGTCTCTTCCTTCAACTCCAACCACTGAAAACCTGCAGTCTGCTCCGGTACAAAACG CTCACGTGAACTACATATCTCTGGGAACCGCCGTGATTGGAGTGGACAACAACCTCCACCTGATCCTCCCGGAGGGCATCTTCCCTCTGCCggtctcctcctcggcctcctccgGCCAAGTTGCTTCAGTGCTCACCCCCATCAGCCATGTGACCACGAGCGCCGTGGCCGTGAGGCAGATGTACCACGGCCCCGCGGTGACCGCCCTGCAGAGGTACCGCACGACGGCCCCGGTGCTCATCCCCGCGCCGGCGCGCAAGCCGTCGCTGGCCTCGGCCTTCGCGTCGTCGCATCCGAGTCCCGCCGCCGCCTTCGCCGCTCCTCAAGCTGCCGTCCACGCCGCTGTCAAG ccggtGCCTGCTAAGCGTAAACTGAAGCAGTGCGAGGCCGCCAAAGACAAAGTGCCCCACGAAATCCGACAGCGGTACGTCAACATGTTCACAGAGGAGTTCCTCAAGGCCACGGCGAATGTCAATGAAGCTTTTGAAAAG gcgCTTGCTGAAGAGAAGGCCGTGTACAATCGCAGtgtgaacaaactgaaatatCTGAGTGTTGCAGTGAACGCGCTGAAGAAGCTGAAGAACCAAAGCGCTGTTTCAGCGAAAG ATGAAAATGAAGTCAAAAGCCAACGATCTAAAGGCAACATTTCACTTAATCTTAATAAGTTAAAGGCAAACG ATGACAAGGCGTTGTATGAGAGTTTAAAGGACTACATTTTGACCGAGGAAAGGCTGGTTGAGGGCAACTTTCCAGTCCAGCACCCAGAGAACCCCGGCTGTGCTGTCCTCTTTGTAGACGGCAAGAAAGGCATCACGGACC CCCTCAAGAGGATCTGCTGTCGATGTGGATCCACATACTCCGTGAACCAGGCGGGTAAACACACTCGTAAAGAGGAGTGTAATTACCACCACGGGAAAGGGGTCACGAAAAAAG TGCCAGGTGGCGTGGAGACGCGCTACAGCTGCTGCGAGGGAGTGATGGGAGCGCCTGGGTGTCAGGTGTTCCAG GTGCACGTGCACGATTCTGTCAGCCTGGATGGGTTTGTGTCGACCGTTCCCAGGCTCCCCTCGGACACCAGCTGTCCGGGGGTCTACTCCTTGGACTGTGACATG TGTTACACCAATCGCGGACTGGAGCTGTCCAGGGTGACCGTGGTCAACTGGCGCCTGCAAGTCGTCTACGACACCTTCGTCAGACCGGATAATGAGGTCATTGACTATAACACCAG GTTTTCGGGCGTCAGTGAGGAAGATGTGAAGGGTAACCGCACCTCCCTCAGAGAGGTGCAAGAGACCTTATTGAGCTTCATCAGCGCCGACACCATTCTGATTGGACACGGCCTGGAAACAGACCTCTGTGCCCTGAAG TTGCTCCATGGGACGGTGGTTGACACATCGGTGGTCTTCCCTCACCGTCTGGGCCTCCCTCACAAGCTGACCCTCAACAACCTCACAGCTGAATATCTCATGAGGATCATCCAAGAGAGTG TTTGTGGCCATGACGCTGAGGAGGATGCTGCTGCCTGCATGGAGCTTATGTTATGGAGACTCAAAGaagatggaaaaatgaagaaattatGGATATAA
- the LOC119225140 gene encoding UDP-glucuronosyltransferase 2A1-like has protein sequence NGIYSTVGLSPGQTGAMEPGQSLSVCVLLVLCGTWSASGGNILVWYTDGSHWINMKPLLETLVDRGHQVTVLVPSTSMFMSTEEPSRFGYEPFNVSVSKETMQKFIKGVLQFSMYELDHTSYVQMYIRLMSLLQERVKYALIYLDGVVKSEPIMKKLKEGKYNLLLADPLFHGGDLVADILGIPLVFSLRFSLAHHWERHCGQLPAPPSFVPGAMSKLTDKMDFSERVWNFLFYALQDIVIDHVSWKVLDKYYSEVKGTPTSACETMGRADIWLMRTYWDFDFPRPSLPNFKFVGGIHCRPAKPLLEDMEEFVQSSGDAGIVVFSLGSLISNITTEKANMIASDLAQIPQKVLWKHSGEAPVTLGANTRIYNWIPQNDLLGHPKTRAFVTHGGTNGLYEAIYHGVPMVGIPMFADQPHNMVHLEAKGAAVTVSLNFMKKDDLRDAVNQVIHETSYKENALRLSRIHHDRPMSPRDEAVFWMEFTMRNKGAKHLRVQAHELTWYQYHSLDVLAFVLVVNLVLVLLFVKTCSLCFRRCCGRKAATKRKAE, from the exons AACGGAATTTATAGCACAGTCGGCCTCTCACCAGGACAAACAGGCGCGATGGAGCCGGGGCagagtctctctgtgtgtgtcctgctggtTCTTTGCGGGACGTGGAGCGCAAGCGGGGGGAACATTTTGGTGTGGTACACCGACGGCAGCCACTGGATCAACATGAAGCCTCTGCTGGAGACGCTTGTCGACAGGGGACACCAGGTGACGGTTCTGGTCCCGAGCACGTCCATGTTCATGAGCACCGAGGAGCCTTCTCGCTTCGGCTACGAGCCCTTCAACGTCTCCGTTTCTAAGGAGACCATGCAGAAGTTCATCAAAGGCGTCCTTCAGTTCTCCATGTATGAGCTGGATCACACTAGCTACGTACAGATGTACATCAGATTGATGAGTTTGTTACAGGAGCGGGTGAAGTATGCTTTGATCTATTTGGACGGCGTGGTGAAATCTGAACCCATCATGAAGAAGCTAAAGGAGGGAAAGTACAACCTTCTCCTGGCTGACCCCCTCTTCCACGGTGGTGACTTAGTAGCAGATATTTTGGGCATCCCCCTGGTCTTCTCCTTAAGGTTTTCTCTTGCCCATCACTGGGAAAGACACTGCGGTCAgctccctgctcctccttccttcGTACCGGGCGCCATGAGCAAACTCACCGACAAGATGGACTTCTCTGAGAGAGTGTGGAACTTCCTCTTCTACGCGCTGCAGGACATCGTGATCGATCATGTATCCTGGAAAGTACTGGACAAATATTACTCCGAAGTCAAAG GAACACCCACCAGTGCCTGTGAGACGATGGGCCGGGCAGATATCTGGTTGATGCGAACCTACTGGGATTTTGATTTCCCTCGTCCTTCCCTCCCTAACTTCAAATTTGTTGGTGGAATTCACTGCAGACCGGCCAAACCTCTGCTAGAG gATATGGAGGAGTTTGTGCAGAGTTCTGGAGATGCTGGCATCGTGGTCTTTTCTTTGGGATCATTAATCAGCAACATCACTACAGAGAAAGCAAACATGATAGCCTCAGACCTCGCCCAGATCCCACAAAAG GTGCTTTGGAAACACAGCGGAGAAGCTCCAGTGACTCTGGGTGCCAACACTAGAATCTACAACTGGATCCCACAGAATGATCTACTGG GTCACCCCAAGACCAGAGCTTTTGTCACCCACGGTGGCACAAACGGCCTCTACGAGGCCATCTACCACGGCGTTCCCATGGTGGGAATACCCATGTTCGCCGACCAGCCACACAACATGGTCCATCTTGAGGCAAAGGGAGCTGCAGTCACCGTAAGCTTGAACTTCATGAAGAAGGATGACCTCAGAGATGCAGTCAACCAGGTCATCCATGAAACATC GTACAAGGAGAACGCCTTGCGGCTGTCCAGGATCCACCACGACCGACCAATGAGTCCTCGGGACGAGGCGGTGTTCTGGATGGAGTTCACCATGAGAAACAAAGGGGCCAAGCACCTGAGGGTGCAGGCACATGAGCTCACCTGGTACCAGTACCACAGCCTGGATGTCCTGGCCTTCGTCCTCGTCGTCAATCTGGTCCTCGTGCTCCTCTTTGTCAAGACCTGCAGTTTGTGCTTCCGCAGGTGCTGTGGCAGAAAGGCAGCGACAAAGAGGAAGGCGGAGTAG
- the LOC119224730 gene encoding RNA exonuclease 1 homolog isoform X1: MFPSSGLFSGINCPFSKRACERPHCLYKHAKELREMFGDSRQSPVVGFAGEQNCYPLNDETKDDSLQELERINKEIETVRHEVEQEQRRLSRYQTVLADGIKPSPTKSEAAGKKMERGPSSCTGLTRSSSRGKKYVVDNSKPRTDLEYDPLSNFSAGLRSGKEHKGKHGKDLKRERTVAGKSPPSRLPSSEPLDDSNEDDDLIIDIPPSPERKRARAPKPVDVVAGKPTQNKARVKTEPALPLKADACEAAASPPPKMEISRGHSNCNDENIRDLFSLYESTEREIVPVDGGAIDLTGCLEEVRARPHAEKAAETGPEPASPPATADRQDTNSNNLFAEEADNPFQVDLSQWELPHCVGDKMNRFHPKNSLFDDPTGAKQVLSAEQPAQNWLSNQWLPEMPQGPDTPGQVPGQVPTEPAWANGDELITGQLFVTEEDDEGEEEEEEEEEEVILIASSSDEDELKYSEVELSDSDPMEECYRIFMEANEEQGDEKQPDVSVAADVEKPKLSVKPQESLPGKKRVAHDAKHTEPGVKSRPQPQVLVPLRAPTMSGFTSQPSTTCKIQQVQHRASALTASLKGGQAFVVSSGYQRKPETQSASLPSTPTTENLQSAPVQNAHVNYISLGTAVIGVDNNLHLILPEGIFPLPVSSSASSGQVASVLTPISHVTTSAVAVRQMYHGPAVTALQRYRTTAPVLIPAPARKPSLASAFASSHPSPAAAFAAPQAAVHAAVKPVPAKRKLKQCEAAKDKVPHEIRQRYVNMFTEEFLKATANVNEAFEKALAEEKAVYNRSVNKLKYLSVAVNALKKLKNQSAVSAKDENEVKSQRSKGNISLNLNKLKANDDKALYESLKDYILTEERLVEGNFPVQHPENPGCAVLFVDGKKGITDPLKRICCRCGSTYSVNQAGKHTRKEECNYHHGKGVTKKVPGGVETRYSCCEGVMGAPGCQVFQVHVHDSVSLDGFVSTVPRLPSDTSCPGVYSLDCDMCYTNRGLELSRVTVVNWRLQVVYDTFVRPDNEVIDYNTRFSGVSEEDVKGNRTSLREVQETLLSFISADTILIGHGLETDLCALKLLHGTVVDTSVVFPHRLGLPHKLTLNNLTAEYLMRIIQESVCGHDAEEDAAACMELMLWRLKEDGKMKKLWI, from the exons ATGTTCCCCTCATCTGGTCTTTTCTCTGGTATAAATTGTCCTTTTTCAAAACGTGCGTGTGAGCGGCCTCACTGTTTGTACAAACATGCCAAAGAATTGCGGGAAATGTTTGGTGACTCCCGTCAATCACCGGTAGTTGGCTTTGCAG GGGAGCAAAACTGTTATCCATTGAATGACGAGACCAAAGATGACTCCCTCCAGGAGCTGGAGCGGATCAACAAGGAGATTGAAACCGTACGGCACgaggtggagcaggagcagagacGACTGTCCCGTTACCAGACCGTACTGGCAGACGGCATAAAACCTTCGCCCACAAAGTCTGAGGCTGCAGgtaaaaaaatggaaagagGTCCGTCGTCGTGCACGGGCTTAACTCGCTCATCTTCCAGAGGAAAGAAGTACGTGGTCGACAACTCAAAACCGAGGACTGATCTGGAGTACGACCCTCTGTCCAACTTCTCTGCCGGCTTGAGGTCAGGTAAAGAGCATAAGGGGAAACACGGGAAAGatttgaaaagagagagaaccGTCGCGGGTAAGTCTCCGCCCTCCCGGTTGCCATCTTCAGAGCCCCTCGACGACTCTAACGAGGACGATGACCTGATCATTGACATCCCTCCCTCGcctgagaggaagagagcgagagcTCCCAAACCCGTCGACGTTGTTGCTGGAAAACCCACCCAGAATAAAGCCAGGGTCAAAACGGAGCCCGCTCTACCTCTGAAAGCAGACGCGTGCGAGGCCGCAGCCTCGCCGCCGCCAAAAATGGAAATTAGTAGAGGGCATAGTAACTGCAATGACGAGAACATTCGAGATTTGTTTAGCCTTTACGAGAGTACAGAGCGTGAGATTGTACCAGTTGACGGGGGTGCAATTGATTTAACTGGCTGTTTAGAAGAAGTGCGAGCTCGCCCTCATGCTGAGAAAGCAGCGGAGACGGGTCCGGAGCCCGCGAGTCCTCCTGCCACCGCGGACCGGCAGGACACCAACAGCAACAACCTGTTTGCGGAGGAGGCCGACAACCCGTTCCAGGTGGACCTTTCTCAGTGGGAGCTGCCCCATTGCGTTGGGGATAAAATGAATCGGTTTCACCCAAAGAATTCCCTTTTTGACGACCCTACGGGCGCCAAGCAGGTCCTGAGCGCAGAGCAGCCCGCTCAGAACTGGCTCAGTAACCAGTGGCTGCCAGAGATGCCACAAGGCCCGGATACGCCAGGCCAAGTGCCAGGGCAGGTGCCAACAGAACCGGCTTGGGCAAACGGAGACGAACTGATAACTGGACAGCTTTTTGTGACTGAGGAGGAtgacgagggggaggaggaggaggaggaggaggaggaggaggttataCTCATTGCTTCCAGCTCGGATGAAGACGAGCTCAAATATTCTGAGGTGGAGCTGTCCGACAGTGATCCGATGGAGGAATGCTACAGGATCTTCATGGAGGCCAACGAGGAGCAGGGGGATGAAAAGCAGCCCGACGTGTCT GTTGCCGCCGATGTGGAGAAGCCAAAGTTGAGCGTCAAACCCCAGGAAAGCCTGCCAGGAAAGAAGAGGGTGGCTCATGATGCCAAACATACAGAG cCGGGGGTTAAGAGCAGACCTCAGCCCCAGGTGCTGGTTCCCCTGCGGGCGCCAACAATGTCAGGATTTACCTCCCAGCCCTCGACCACCTGCAAGATCCAGCAGGTGCAGCACAGAGCCTCCGCGCTGACTGCTTCGCTCAAAGGCGGTCAGGCCTTTGTGGTTTCCTCCGGCTACCAGAGGAAGCCAGAGACCCAGAGTGCGTCTCTTCCTTCAACTCCAACCACTGAAAACCTGCAGTCTGCTCCGGTACAAAACG CTCACGTGAACTACATATCTCTGGGAACCGCCGTGATTGGAGTGGACAACAACCTCCACCTGATCCTCCCGGAGGGCATCTTCCCTCTGCCggtctcctcctcggcctcctccgGCCAAGTTGCTTCAGTGCTCACCCCCATCAGCCATGTGACCACGAGCGCCGTGGCCGTGAGGCAGATGTACCACGGCCCCGCGGTGACCGCCCTGCAGAGGTACCGCACGACGGCCCCGGTGCTCATCCCCGCGCCGGCGCGCAAGCCGTCGCTGGCCTCGGCCTTCGCGTCGTCGCATCCGAGTCCCGCCGCCGCCTTCGCCGCTCCTCAAGCTGCCGTCCACGCCGCTGTCAAG ccggtGCCTGCTAAGCGTAAACTGAAGCAGTGCGAGGCCGCCAAAGACAAAGTGCCCCACGAAATCCGACAGCGGTACGTCAACATGTTCACAGAGGAGTTCCTCAAGGCCACGGCGAATGTCAATGAAGCTTTTGAAAAG gcgCTTGCTGAAGAGAAGGCCGTGTACAATCGCAGtgtgaacaaactgaaatatCTGAGTGTTGCAGTGAACGCGCTGAAGAAGCTGAAGAACCAAAGCGCTGTTTCAGCGAAAG ATGAAAATGAAGTCAAAAGCCAACGATCTAAAGGCAACATTTCACTTAATCTTAATAAGTTAAAGGCAAACG ATGACAAGGCGTTGTATGAGAGTTTAAAGGACTACATTTTGACCGAGGAAAGGCTGGTTGAGGGCAACTTTCCAGTCCAGCACCCAGAGAACCCCGGCTGTGCTGTCCTCTTTGTAGACGGCAAGAAAGGCATCACGGACC CCCTCAAGAGGATCTGCTGTCGATGTGGATCCACATACTCCGTGAACCAGGCGGGTAAACACACTCGTAAAGAGGAGTGTAATTACCACCACGGGAAAGGGGTCACGAAAAAAG TGCCAGGTGGCGTGGAGACGCGCTACAGCTGCTGCGAGGGAGTGATGGGAGCGCCTGGGTGTCAGGTGTTCCAG GTGCACGTGCACGATTCTGTCAGCCTGGATGGGTTTGTGTCGACCGTTCCCAGGCTCCCCTCGGACACCAGCTGTCCGGGGGTCTACTCCTTGGACTGTGACATG TGTTACACCAATCGCGGACTGGAGCTGTCCAGGGTGACCGTGGTCAACTGGCGCCTGCAAGTCGTCTACGACACCTTCGTCAGACCGGATAATGAGGTCATTGACTATAACACCAG GTTTTCGGGCGTCAGTGAGGAAGATGTGAAGGGTAACCGCACCTCCCTCAGAGAGGTGCAAGAGACCTTATTGAGCTTCATCAGCGCCGACACCATTCTGATTGGACACGGCCTGGAAACAGACCTCTGTGCCCTGAAG TTGCTCCATGGGACGGTGGTTGACACATCGGTGGTCTTCCCTCACCGTCTGGGCCTCCCTCACAAGCTGACCCTCAACAACCTCACAGCTGAATATCTCATGAGGATCATCCAAGAGAGTG TTTGTGGCCATGACGCTGAGGAGGATGCTGCTGCCTGCATGGAGCTTATGTTATGGAGACTCAAAGaagatggaaaaatgaagaaattatGGATATAA